The DNA segment ttaCTATTTCCCCCAATTAATTGCAAGACTTTTGAAAGATCTTCATTAAAACCCCTAACTAGCTAACTTTACTTATTGATAAAATTTCCTTACTAATTTCCCCTAACAAATTGCAagactttttcaataatttttttaaaatacctcacTTTTCCATATCAATGAAATTCTCTCAATAATTTCCCCATTTCAATCGTAACACTTTTGCAAAACTTTTTGCAAAATCCCTAACTTACCCTTATCAATAAAATTTCCTCATCAATTTTCCCCAATCAATTGCAAGACTTTTGacggattttttttgaaatccctaactTTTGCCTGACTctcaccttaaaaataaaatttccttaccAATTTCCCCCAATGAACTGCaagacttttgaaaaatattttaaaatccatatatttttccTGACTTTCCCTTATTGATAAAATTCTCTCAGTAATTTCCCTAAATCAATTGCAAGACCtgcgaaagatttttttttcgaagttcctattttcttttgcattttccttatttataaaatttctctcATCAATTTCGCCTTTGTATTTTCCGGGATTTCCCTATGTAACCTAAAATTGaagttagatttttgaaaattttctatttaattttcagtaatttctttgtaaaataacTTTAGTTTGGAATAAAATGTGTAAAAGCGAACATTCTTGATCCTCTTTAGTCTGATTTCAAACTTTCTGTAGTTCAAAGCTTATGAAACAGATGGCGTTAGGGTCTAGTTTACATGCCTTAGAAGTTTCAGGATCAGGAAACAGTGAGCCATGCTATAGGACCTAGGACGAAGGACAAAGCATTCTATAACTTTGTTCTTGCGTTTAAATATATTACCTTGTGACAGTTTATCCTTGGTACCGATAACAATGTCATTTTTATTGTTACGAACATTCAGAGAAAGTCGCTTGGGTCAcgaagaattttacaagtttacaatttaatttatgaTATAGAATATAGAGCAAATTCCGTTTCAAATTCTATTCGATCTGAAATGTACAAATATAAAAGTTTCTTGCTaagaaatatttcgaagtttggaaaattatttttaataattaatatattgcaCAAATTACATCAAAAcaattacttgtattatttttaaatttagagaatGAGCCTACATTcatacaatttcattattttctttaaaattcaacaattttgttaaaaacgaaaaagtgaatctttttggttgaaaatttaactgctttgtaaaaaaatagtctttttgacATAAAACTCCACATTTTggatgacaatttttttctttattgaatgaaaaaatgttcttggttaaaaatgtgtcttttttggtataaagaaTTATCTGTAGacgtggaaatttaattttttttgctaaaaatgaaactactgagttcaaaactaatatttttcaataggggattttcaactattttgttgaaaattcgtcttctttagttaaatttaaccattttttatggttgaaaattcaacgcctttctggaatttttatttttgtgtccaatattaatttttttaactgaaaatatatatattataaatttggacaaaaacttgtcttttttttcgaaacttcaagtattttgttaagaaatcgttttttttatagaaaattaattttgatagctGAAAATTATTCCCTTTTGGCAGAATATAAATCGTCTTGATTGCacatttatcttttaggttgacaatttatttctgtggttgaaaagttaactattctgtataaaattattttttcatgattgaaaattatgtttttcaatgtaaatataacgatttcattatttattgcaaatttatctgttctaataggaatttcattattttgctaaaaattagatttatttttactaaaaaatgaatcttttcttggttaattttaatttttgataaattgaaaattcatttatttggtgaaaaatttaactattttgttgaacattaggtttttgttttaattaatttttaaactgtaataataactattctattttttcattaaaagttcatgtatttaaaTGACATTTCATCAAAAATCCAACTGCTtgcttgaaaactgattttttcaattacagattcatcattatagttaaaaattcatttatttatctaaaaatttaagtattttgttaaacataatttttttagttttaaaaataaatttttacttaaaaataactcaaaaagttgttttttgtgCTAGAATATGCATCtgcttggtgaaaaataaagttttatggtttataattcatttctttggttcaaaataaactgttttgttaaaacataatcttttttggtaaaaaattaatgttcttaattgaaaattgtgtttttttttgttttgttcaaaagttccttattttagtaaaaaatacatttttttggttattttgtttttaattttaattcatgtcAAAATCaaccaataatttttaattcgagtatcgaaatattaaagaattaatataattttaagttataaacattttaagaatgttttttgCGCATCTTGTGGTGTATTTTAAGtaacttaaataaaattatagtttttaaagcGGACCGAATATTTGCTTTTTGCATTCCACTTTATCCCCTTCAACTCTTTAAAGcttcaaagaaaaacatttttaatcatgtatttaactttaatttcctCGGTTTACTTTAATTAAGTACTTTTCTTTCAAACTGgtgagatataaaatattttgtaagaaaatcataaatacacattttttaccaaaagattaaTAACttcctttttcaaataaatatttcctgcgcaatttattattaattatttaattctttttttcttcaaaataatcccCTTTCCCCTTTGAACCCTGTAAAGTTTTTTTGTATTGTAataatttcttttcctttttttttatccgCGATTAAGTACAAAACTGTTTCTAAATATATTctggaaggttaaaaaaaataaacagagtTAAAAAGACACGTGGAAAACgaagagagaaataaaaaaactttcgatTTGTTTCATCAAGCCAAACGAAGTGGCAAGAGATTTTCGAAAACGAAGCAAAAGTTTGGGATCAGAGTTACAGTCTTCCGCATTAGTTCCTACTTTCTAATACAAAACCGAAATTAGAAGACGTGCGATGAGTATAATTAACaaagaaaggaaaatttaaaaaaaaaatgttttaaacataaattagTTAAATACTCATCATTAGTCAAATCATGGCTGActtctagttttttttattatttttaattaattcaaattaagtaAGTTGTTTCGTAGGACcgtcatttttttagaattaattattaccaaattattatttaaaatgagcacttcaatataatatatttttttcaactctatAGTCCATAATGAATAGTCAAGGGGGGGGGGTATTCgagaaagttaattatttgttttactcaactaaaaaataatagagACAATTACAAAATCTGTAAAACCatgtataaaaaatgaattcaaagtcAGGTGAAAAATGTATCCCAAAAGTAAAAGAAGAATGGAAAACAGGGGGATTTATTTctgtattattatttaacacCAATTAACTTTCTTCAGCTACGcttcttgatttttaattatttatgatcaTTAGAGActttattttccagaaaatactattaatcataataaaatcGTGATATTTATAAGtagatataattaaatatttcttttcgcGAGTTTTCATCTCgatcttaattataattaatactttgaaagtaaattttacgATAACCaggttaaaaaaaacttctataaatatttcatttgtattgattcagtgaaaaaatatttaatttttaaagtttcttttaaatCCTAAGTATTTCCTTTCGAAATCGTCCAAATGTgtatttgaatactttttatttgtaagattttaaaataaaatttgagactGTTCAAAACacgcgaaaattttaaaattcaggttgatcaattttgaatatttgactttaaattattcaacttaAGACATTTAACTTTGTAGATCAACTCAGTGTATtccctttttttataataaatatttttaaattactatatattttggaaatattccaattttatatttaataacaacTTGTTTCcggtttaaacattttcaaaatgtttgtaaaatgtttcaccttcaactttttttttgtattttcaaataccgcatatttaacaagaaaagaggaatttaaaaaaagggggaaaCACAGGGAAAATACTTTGATCCCTATAATTACTATAATGAAAAACGGAAGCGggaaaaattgaaagaaggaaTTGAAAACCCCTTGAACCACCAACCCACATCCTTCTCGAACCCAACAAGAACCTCTTCAATCATTATCTTTAATCACCTGTTAGTCATTAAATGTAACTGATAATCTCTCCTTTCCGTTTGGCGGTAAAAATATATCTTTCGCGTACACTCTTTAATTCTTTATACCTCGGAAGTGTTTGATTCCCCTCATTTACATTCCTCCGTGCTAAATTAGTTTTCGGTTTCGCGCGTTCGAGGTTCGAAAGGAGCGGCAGCCTAAATATATTGCGGTAGAAGGAGAGATAGATCGAAAGGACTCTAAACTGGGCGCGTGTGGGTTGAAATATTTAAGTTGAGGTACAAAATAAGGACACTCGGTCGGGCCGGTTAAAGTAGGCCTGTGTTAGCTAGCCCATGTGTCCAGCCAATATTGCCCTTCAGTTTATTGTGCTGCCAGTCAGTTGAATACAGCAGTATGCAGTCTGGCATTCGTGGGCGTACTAGCGACTAGCGACTAGTAGGAGTGGGAAGAGACTGCTGTTACTGGTGGCGGGAGTATAATTTGTGACGGTAGGGATTTCCAAACGGTGCGGGAGTCGGAGGGGTAGGAGCGACAACGGGGATGGGAGGGAGATATTCCCTGCCAGTCATGCAGGGAGCGTGACCGTCGGCCGCCTCGAATTCAAACCCCACGTCCCAACTCCCAGCATCGTCGTTCGCCGCCGTGCCAGTCAGTTAGTTGCTCTCCGATGTTCGTGGAGGAATGTCGCTCCGCAACATCTTCTCTCGAAATTACACGCGCGCAGTCAAACACAACGAAACTGTTCTCCAGTCTAATACTTCAGTATTAGTATCATcccttatttgaatttttactattttccaGTATATTGTGTATCAAGTGTCGCTAAAGGATATCAGTGATGATGGCAGTGTTTGTTTGCTATGTGGCAAACAATTATCTTTAGTGTAACCGAAAGTGGAAACTTAGTTGTAGCGAAACAATACTAGTGAAGTGTAGTATGTGCGCGTGACAAGACGTTCTTTCTTCGCTCGGCGATCAAGTCTCCTCTTCTGTTAGTGTTTCTTCGGTGATGAGCAATAGACCCCATCAAAATGAATCTTGGACGAATAGTGATGCTGATTTTCAGCGTAGGCATGGTAGCGGGCCGCAGCATCACCAGCTTGGAGGCACCGAGAGGTTGCACTTGGCAAAAAGACGGAAAAGAACGAACCCTCGTTTGCCGGTTGAGGACCATCGCTAATGCACCTGCTCTTGTCGGCAACCTCTCAACCGTTCAGCTCGATTCCGTCACCTCTTTTGGATTGGAATGCAATGAGGCATTGTTCTTCGAGAGTCAGCTGGACGAGCCTCGCGCTTTCTTGTCTCCTCTGTCTCGCCTCGAGAAACTGCGAGTAGAGTACTGCAAGATACGTTACCTTCCCGGAGGAGTTTTCGCATCAGCCCGCAATTTACGCAGTCTTATTCTTCGCTCGCATAATAGAGATTGGTCATCGATAACGCTGGAACTCCATCGGGATACTTTGCAGGGTTTACCTGACCTGGAAACTCTGGATCTTGCCGAAAACAACATTTGGACCCTGCCGCCCGAATTACTTTGTCCCACGCCGATCCTTGGGAGTTTAAACCTCACGAGCAACAAGTTACAAGACATCCCCTCGCTGGGGTTCTCCGACTGGACCACTTCTTGCGCTTCGAATCTGGAAACGCTTGATCTAAGTAGGAATGATCTCAGTGCCTTGCCGGATAATTCTCTGAGTGGTCTGCGCAGTTTGGCCATTCTTAGATTGCAAAACAATGTGATTGCTGCTGTTGGGGACAATGCATTGGGTGGattagtaaatttaaaatctcttaacatGTCAAGCAACAGACTGGTTGCTTTGCCTCCGGAATTGTTCTCCAGGACGAAGGAATTGAGGGAATTAGTCTTGAGTAATAACTCTCTGTCAGTTCTCGCACCGGGTTTACTTGAGGGTTTGGAACAGTTACAATCTCTGGACTTGAGTAACAATGAACTTACGAGTCGATGGGTCAATCGCGACACTTTCTCTCGGTTAACGCGTCTGGTCATTCTTGACTTATCTTTCAACGCCCTGACAAAAATTGACTTGCACGTTTTCAAGGGATTGTACAACCTTCAAGTGCTCAAGCTCGAGCATAATGTGATAGACACGCTTGCCAGTGAGTGTTTCGCTTCGCTTGTGAATTTGCGTTCTTTGACTTTGTCGCATAATAAAATCTTCACGTTTGACGCTTCCCATTCGGTGGGCCTCGCGAGTCTTGAACAGTTGTTTCTCGACGACAACAGAATACGAGGAATAGAACGCGAcgcgtttaaaaatttaaccaagctCCAAGACCTGTCCTTGAGCGGAAACGCGCTGTCGGATGTGCCGGAAGCAGTCCGAGAGTTACAGTTCTTGAAGACCCTGGATCTGGGCAACAATCGTGTGTCTAGGATCGATAACGAATCGTTTGCCGGATTAAACGAGCTTTACGGTCTCCGTTTAGTGGACAATAAATTAGAGAACATTTCGCGGTCGGTATTCTCCTCGTTACCGTCGCTCCAGGTCTTAAATCTCGCGAGTAATATGATTCGTCATGTGGAGCCGGACGCGTTTGCCAAAAATTTAGTAATGCGCGCTATAAGATTGGACGGGAATCAACTCACCGAAATTCGGGGAGTGTTCGCCAGCCTGGCATCCCTTGTGTGGTTAAATGTTTCGGACAATAAATTGTTGTGGTTTGATTATACTGACGTGCCGCCCAGTCTAACCTGGTTGGATATGCATGCCAATCAGATAAATAAACTCGGGAATTATTACGCCAGACAGGACAATCTTCAAATAAAGATGCTGGACGCGAGTTTCAACTTTATCACAGAGATATCGGACATTAATGTGCCCAACAGCGTCGAGACtctatttctaaataataataagatcCGCAAGATCTCAGCTGGTACGTTCTTGCAAAAAGTAAACCTCGATAAGGTCGTGCTGTACGGTAACGAGATCCAGCACTTGGAAGTAGCCGCTCTAGAATTGCAACCAGTACCAGGAAATCGAGAAGTGCCGCAATTTTATATCGGCGACAATCCGATCCTATGTGATTGTTCCATGGAGTGGCTGCCACGGATAAACGAGCTCGCCAGATTACGACAACATCCACGCATTATGGACCTTGATTCCGTTACTTGCGACATGGTCCACGCCCGCGCAGCTCCGCGACGGCCGTTGTTATCGCTCAAGCCAAAAGATTTTGTTTGCCGATACGAGGCT comes from the Belonocnema kinseyi isolate 2016_QV_RU_SX_M_011 chromosome 6, B_treatae_v1, whole genome shotgun sequence genome and includes:
- the LOC117174522 gene encoding toll-like receptor Tollo produces the protein MNLGRIVMLIFSVGMVAGRSITSLEAPRGCTWQKDGKERTLVCRLRTIANAPALVGNLSTVQLDSVTSFGLECNEALFFESQLDEPRAFLSPLSRLEKLRVEYCKIRYLPGGVFASARNLRSLILRSHNRDWSSITLELHRDTLQGLPDLETLDLAENNIWTLPPELLCPTPILGSLNLTSNKLQDIPSLGFSDWTTSCASNLETLDLSRNDLSALPDNSLSGLRSLAILRLQNNVIAAVGDNALGGLVNLKSLNMSSNRLVALPPELFSRTKELRELVLSNNSLSVLAPGLLEGLEQLQSLDLSNNELTSRWVNRDTFSRLTRLVILDLSFNALTKIDLHVFKGLYNLQVLKLEHNVIDTLASECFASLVNLRSLTLSHNKIFTFDASHSVGLASLEQLFLDDNRIRGIERDAFKNLTKLQDLSLSGNALSDVPEAVRELQFLKTLDLGNNRVSRIDNESFAGLNELYGLRLVDNKLENISRSVFSSLPSLQVLNLASNMIRHVEPDAFAKNLVMRAIRLDGNQLTEIRGVFASLASLVWLNVSDNKLLWFDYTDVPPSLTWLDMHANQINKLGNYYARQDNLQIKMLDASFNFITEISDINVPNSVETLFLNNNKIRKISAGTFLQKVNLDKVVLYGNEIQHLEVAALELQPVPGNREVPQFYIGDNPILCDCSMEWLPRINELARLRQHPRIMDLDSVTCDMVHARAAPRRPLLSLKPKDFVCRYEAHCFALCHCCDFDACDCEMTCPDNCSCYHDHSWSSNVVDCTNAGYRFVPDRIPMDATEIYLDGNELGDLGNHVFIGKRRLEVLYLNNSGISSIHNRTFNGAESLKVLHLESNVLRELKGSEFNQLERMSELYLDHNAIAMVNNSTFNKMKNLEVLRLDNNRIVDFRPWDALTDAGAGAAVSLEGNTWSCDCSNAARLRSWLAEHQGDPEKMYCKDGAETLAQALRRCGDPSTEAVTRGIQEGPLVGGNFVPLLAGALVIVIAVCLFTALAFAFRQDVRLWAHAKYGLRLGKIASPPEEERDRLYDGYFIYSERDEDFVSRYLAAELEQSGLALCLHWRDLPPSRPQETLPSAAAASRRIIIAFSPVFLSKEWQNIEFRTALHSALENIRPASRRRRIIILLATEAPLRDPELQLLLQTCTVIVWGEKRFWEKLRYAMPDSAGKRRDSKNATSERNRIPARYTAAPLAQDAWSKPVNNLLVPIHAPTPTPTQSTYMSSASSRTEDEDSGAEHQHHIPSDYSALHTSNMQRPASLSSRGSHLYSTIPELPVLTSPNFGNSSIPVNPRTYFV